TGCCCACTAAAGCCTTCTGCGGAAAGATATTTGAGAAAGCATGAGAGCAATGTTTGATTGTTTTCAGAGCAGTTTAaaactgtttcagtgtgtgtgcacTATTTATTGATTGTGATCATTAACTTGCAttaattttctttttgtttcagcTTGGTAAAGATTTTTATGGTAACAACACACTTGAAAACTTCGAGAATGTTGGTGTCAATAAAGGTAAACAATTATTCTGttacgttgtttttttcttggttATAGCCAGCATTTTCAGCTGGTTATTTTGCATATTAGACCTATCCTTACATATCTTTTGGTAGACACTTTCTGATTTTTACACTCATATAATGTTAGGCTTTAGACATAAATTATGTAGGTCTCCTGCCGTATGTGTTGAATATGTGTTATCTTTCAGACTTATTTCTTTCCATCGCTTCATGTAGTTAAACAAGCGCACGTTAGCTTTGAGAAATGTCAGAAGAAAAAAGCAGATCCGATTATTGTTTTTGTACTGAATAAGCTATGTAAAGGAAATTTTAAATCTGAATTTAgatttatttttgcatgcagAATATGTTTACTGTTTCTGGTATTGTCCTTAGAAATGGTTTTAAAACtaagaaagcaaagcaaaacaggCAGTTGGTAAGCGTATTTAGTGTTCGATGCTCAGAATGCCTGTGTTGATCCTTTGTCAAATATTGTTTTTTCTCAGATCATGTGTCTCAAACAGATGAAGCCTCATCAGGAGTTGCTTCTATCATCGTCAGTGAAGATGGTGAGTGACTAAAATGGTTAAGTTGAGTAGTAAATGTTcagactgggtttttttttgtgtgtattcctttgttattttaaaaatgttatcTACCTGATGTGGAGACTTTTTGTTCTGcttttttgttgcttttatcTCGTGTGATTAACATCTCATGGAGCATACCAAGCCACTAATGAGCTGAAAAACACCACATTGAACATGTACAGATGTAGGCTGATCACACTGAATTAATTTTACTCATTCGTTTATTTGTTCATGAATTTGTTGTTGACTCGTTGACTTATTCATACAGaagatgtatatatattttcaggTCAGAATTCCATTGTCATTGTTGCCGGGGCCAACCTGCTGTTATCAGAGGGGGATGTTGCCAAGGCAACAGAGTTGATCGGCAATGCCAAGGTCGTGTTGTGTCAACTGGAGGTACCCCAGGCCACCTCACTGGCTGCACTGAAGCTGGCAAAGTCCAGCGGGGGTCAGTTTGTCTTTGTGAGATGGAGTTATTAGGCCTTGAAATCCTCAGCTATTGAAAGCCTGTTTATCACCTcctattaccaattcagtgccacatatggctttttgaccaatcaggatggattctaggtgaccctctaactGTTAATATAACGTTCagacagggaccctttttgttaaTATCAcgttaaaaataaacaagacaaagtacaaatttaaatcaacaatatcagtgtgatttattctaaagaatgacacttcaaatgctgtcagataatactctctttatctaaaaaataccgaaaagcgagttttgtcggtgggtgctttacggaacagggaggcaccgcccatcctttgagtgtgcaatgccgacttgctcacttgaaatctaaattatcaaagttcggaaaatcaagtgaaattgggtcactcgctttacgtcaaatgtatctttacgtcatttcccatccgtctggagtcggttctaaatctgtcgctctctgttcaacaagaaaaagcgaagcaaccgaaacgcatgttcaacatggtttgttgtgtgtcaaacgcatttgacctgtgaatattcatcacgtaaggcgtgttactctgattggctgacccaggtcacgagaattctttgactgacaggcataatcaggtaggagcgctccagttcccattgcggctgttctgtctaattcgcggggtcgcttcgaaatttcttttggtcgaattaaacggtaataaaaccgttatttctaatatgctgaccgttagcaaatgacaacagacatgtctcacaaacgatatcagcattcgcctaaaaggctcatgcttgatatcttttttctcgacatgcctgttatcatttactaacagtcagcatattagaaataactcatactaaAAGCCCAATAGGGCAgtccttaattcagcccgaagtcgacttcacaaagACTACGCAAATTATACCgaacactcagtgctaaagctttgtgcagccagcttcaCGAAGTCTACTTTGTGTAGTCGACTTTGCCCAGTTAAGGGCAGGCTTAAGTCTGTTACCCTTATCTCTTATTTGCTCAAAGTTGCACCCAGAATGCGCCAGATTGCATAGATTTGGTTCTAATTTTGACATATCTTTTGAAAGGGAGTGCATACCTTGGCTCAAAAGTCCACAACACAATTTTCTCCTGTTTTGTTGTGTAGCATTTCAAGCCTTGAATTTATGTTCAGTCTAGCTTCTGTGTGTACAATATTACTAATAAATGATATTCTCATTTTATTTTGTACATATTTACACAAGTAATTCGGCATGTGTGAACGCGAGTTGGCATGCACACAAATTGATACAAGTAATCAACATTTTGGTTTTTGCTCCTGTTGCGCTCTTTCTCTAGGACTTGTGCGCGAGGGAACACAGACATCACAAGACATTCAtaaaacagaaaataaacacaaacagtaTGTTCACACAAAACCATTTGTGCAGCCAACACCAATGTAAACACCATTAACAAATGAAATCCTAGTAGCATGTATCTACTGTCTGTATGAATATTGATGTGATTTTATCAGCTTTTTTGTTTTAGTATTTACCATTTTCAACCCTGCGCCAGCAGCAGAAAATCTGGATGCAGACTTTTACACATCCTGTGATATCTTGTGTGCAAATGAGAGTGAGGTGAGTGATTTTATTCAGTAACAACAATCACAATGATAACAACAGCACCAAGTTGCATATCTGTCTAAAGCAGTTTTTTCCATTCTGTGACATTCACGTCTCCTTATTCTTTCTTCCAGTATTCAAATAGGTAGAGACCGTGGAGTTTAGTTATGATGTACAGTGAAACACCCCTTTAAGAGACCTccccggggcggggatgtagctcagtcggtagcgcgctggatttgtatccagttggccgctgtcagcgtgagttcgtccccacgttcggcgagagatttatttctcagagtcaactttgtgtgcagactctcttcggtgtccgaacacccccgtgtgtacacgcaagcacaagaccaagtgcgcacgaaaaagatcctgtaatccatgtcagagtttggtgggttatagaaacacgaaaatacccagcatgcttcctccgaaaacggcgtatggctgcctaaatggcggggtaaaaaacggtcatacacgtaaaattccactcgtgcaaaaaacacgagtgtacgtgggagtttcagcccacgaacgcagaagaagaagaagaagagacgtCCACAAATGTTGAGAAAATCATGTCctgaaagagagggagtcttaaaatgggggtaatttacgGAGGTTATCAACAAAACATTTCTTAACATGgtagttccactgtactgtccaaacattgtaaacctacagacaggtttcacagtcttcagagtcgggtatgtccctgactttgatattaaataaaatgtttcgttttgtttagtcgtgaattttcactggtctgtgtcgaatgtcttcggaatttacatatgaaaaataaactttgatcgaatttaagtcaagtttgtattccccaccagcaaaaaaggtaggtcggtcgtgagaaatgagacagacacgatttccctttttagccacattgcaatagacaaaggcaccagaacaaaaacacacaaagaaatcccgtgaaaagtacattagaaacctaagaacagagatagatgaacacacttagttaaaaaaaacaatgaatgtgtttatgtttagtcgatacaatcgcatgtgaagtaaacggtcttttttctaaatgtgtctgtctcaaaaacgttaattacaaatctgttcagttggaatggctgttaaaaggtttggacgtaacatgcttttaataagtagcaatttccatcaaatcacgacatgaaagggttttgaaaggctaactacggcttattctacttgcgcttggtcattttgtcactcgggcaaggtgtctgtctcattttttctcacgaccgccctgcagacaaatcgtctgctataaccgccatacacagcaaattgtcatgatgcaaccaattttacacttcctatccgttgtcaggcagataatcaactggctgactaaagaatttttcggcatgtgtttaattcagagcacgttatttactgtctagtaactcgggcaaggtgtctgtctcattttttctcacgaccgccctgcagacaaatcgtctgctataaccgccatacacagcaaattgtcatgatgcaaccaattttacacttcctatccgttgtcaggcagatgatcaactggctgactaaagaatttttcggcatgtgtttatttcagagcacgttatttactgtctagtcactcgggcaaggtgtctgtctcattttttctcacgaccgtcctgaagacaaatcgtctgctatgaccgccatacacagcaaattgccatgatgcgaccaattttatacttcctatccgttgtcaggcagatgatcaactggctgactaaagaatttttcggcatgtgtttatttcagagcacgttatttactgtctgtctctgaaaaccttgaattctcacgaccgcccggcactattgacggtcatttcttaccaaatgttaagcagattcatttgtaaaataacaacattcagtgactgtgtctgatcaatgccagtgttttttttcaatccttgaatgcactgcattgtgaatgttgtggtcaagtgagAGTTTTATAGGCTCCGCTTGATTGGAATCCGGGCGATCGCCCGGGTGCGCCCGGGTGAAGTATTTTCAATCAAGTACAATCGGGTCATCAACCGGCTTAAGCCGGCGGGCTAGCCCGCCTCGCCCGACCAAAACACATCGGCTGATGCGagatcaaaatggccgccacgggTGGAAAGTAAGTGAATCTTTTACTTCTGAAGAGAAAGTTGTACCTTCAGGCCGTGTTCACGCTTCTGTGCTTAATTATTGGGTTGAATCTAAGTACTCGTGATTGTTTAAAGTGTGTTTTGGGGCTTAGATAGGATTCATTGAAGTAATTTCAAGTGAAGTTGAATGTGAATCGATGACGATTCCATGCAGATGACTTGTCAAATGACAAGATCACAAGATTCGAGGCTTTTGACCAGTCAGCCAGTCCCTTCAATTGGTCAATATCTTGCAAACCATTTCAACCGGAGatcaaacataattatgtgtgacTTCCAATATATATGTGTGACTTCCAAGCATTCACACTCCATATTGTAGGCGTACTCCGCATCACTATCATCACTAAAGAACAACTCGTCCAACAGCAAGAAATTGGCAGCCATGTTTATGGCCCGATTGCGCTTGATTGGTACTTTAGATCAAATCGCCCGCGTCACGTGGCGGGCGATCGCCTGGTCGCCCGCTTTGAATCCCAATCAAGCGGAGCCATAGACATCGCCGtacgtttttcaacactttgatgacgtcagacagcagattgaaaacgttccaacttggaaagagagccagtcacgatcatataatcgtagggaatcaatagttgctttgtttattaactttcaagtgcttttaaaagtttgatttttgtcattgttattgttgcatatgtgcgtgcgtacgtgcgcgcgcgcctgtcagtgtggaagagtgtagggtaagtgtatccaattccgaccgacttcggggatacctaaatccgaccgattttccaagtcactaatgatgaggttcacacgtcatcccaacagaaagaatgccattcatacaagggccattcatgaacggttgatgacgcgacgtcacgaaccaatcgtttcgtcacgagagttaattgcgtcatctgcaccgcggcgcgaaatgtgccttcgccatacgtttcttgcaaagggtgagataatttgatgaacagagttgtgtttcttttacatggatgttaataagtgttttgggaagaataatgttatggttctgactaaatctcattgtactttttaatcgaaaaggggaaaatcttatcggtcgtgattagatacccagtttttgagagagtatttaaatccgacaacaacgcagataatacaaaacgctgcacaaaatcccagtaaaaccattcattgtttacgtttatgacttgaaaaaagcatatgaacaaggaaacatatcagatgatgtattatctagctgtgtgtgtgtgtgtgtgcgtgcggccgagcgttgcgcgcacgtgttcgtttgtgtgtgcgtgcgcgtgcgtgcgtgcgtgcgtgtgtgtgtgtgtgtgtgtgtgtgtgtgtgtgtgtgtgtaagcgtgcgcgcgagcgttgtgcgcacgtgttcgtttgtgtaagcttatgtgtgtgtgtgtgtgtgtgtgtgtgtgtgtgtgtgtgtgtgtgtgtgtgagtgttgatgcgtgagtgttgatgcgtgcgtacttgcatgtgtgcgtgcgagagggGTTGGGTTTTCTTATGTGTGCAGAGTAGTTGTAGAAAATGCATGACATTAAGGTTCAGTCTGAAGTGGATATtctgggacagcgtccatgtactatgccacagttcagtctgtagtggatatactgggactgcgtccaggtactatgccacagttcagtcagtagtggatatactaggactgcgttaaggtactctgccacagtctttgatgacgtcatttccgtttttgtgatagttgaggcggacctgttaagtaatctttgattaagtcgggactttgatattgcatttgagccaggtagcttgaaaataagtgaattagttcgctcattaaaattgtcatcaaaaacgaatatttcattacagattcaaacactactgcattgtacttcttatcttctcctgatttaaaaaatatatatacatatgttatgtttactttaaaaacgcgttcagaattaaagaaaacaggttgagtatgcttcgcggagatgagtgtgatccgtgacggttttcgggtatggttagccgagactatctgaatttagtctcgccgatcggactgtttttttttttagtttatccttcaatttgatgcctatagattgactacatgtttttatatcgctttacgcgacttgttttacatttcgtcaagttatgaaatgtattataaaatttggtacataacattctaaaaattgcaaataacaataacacttttgattacagattcaaaagttattgcattgtatcctttggatttcctggatcccaatgtataaacagatatgtcatgcttagtgtgaaaatctgctcaaatgagaaaaatcgcccgttttgttcatatgcttcgcggaggcaacccgtctcggtcttctggtttcggctagccaaatctcactagcattgttaatgactcgtccctgattccaatgttgatcttttagtttcaaaccaacttaatgttttattatcgcttcacatgacttgttctgtatattttttttcgctgtcatgatgtcaccatttagagggtagggttacattttcaggtatttattccccaagaatatgcaaaaaaaattccaaactcgtttttttctattggtcaatgattctactttttttttaaagtgagaaatggagtgcaattaacattgttacttttgaaggtatgctcatgacgtgcatcacagcgaaatagcagttcagaagaacggaattcccataattagtccttatctgctgcttttttcactgagctcggaaatgatattttgcttgcattgttattgcttaatttattaaagcctctggacaatattctttgaataaatcgttacccaattctgtttacgtctatccctttgtttgatagagtactgtaacaagctatcacattatgtcgacaagaatacgtctccatacaagtttttgtcttgattccatccaggaggacgtaaggctttaataaaaacactatttcaaagatctctgtcaagattgattttgttgaaaaaaaaggaagtctgtgattgaagattgtgaaacctgcctaGATGTACATTCACAGTGAAGGTTACAAGAAGTTCATGTGGCGtcgaacattttgttttgtttttagttttctGTTTTTTACCTAAGTTTTGCATATCGCACTCTTTCCCATCTCACAATTTAAtgttttatcaacattttactATTTCTCAAAATCTAATTAAATACCATGGCAACTTAGACTaaaaacttgtttttcttccattTCTTTCCACAGGCAGAGATGTTGACAGGTGTTACTGTAAGTGATGTGGACAGTGCGCAGCGAGCAGCTGAGATGCTGCGCAGCAAAGGGTGCGAGACTGTGATCATCACgctgggagagagggggagcgtGCTGACCTCAGCGCAGCATGACGGTGTGCTGGTGCCGGTCTCCTCCATCAAGGCTGTGGATACTACGGTCAGTACATtgccttctgtgtgtgtgtgtgtatatctgtctgtctgtctgtctgtttctcttacGTTACCATTATTCTCTGTACATGTTAAatggacaggttggaagattaggctaagcctaaaaacCTTTATTCTttcgtaataaagttctgagttctctgtgtttctgtctgtctgtctgtctgtctgtctgtctgtctgcctgtctgtctgtctgtgtgtgtgtgtgtgtgttttagtgtgtgtgtgtgtgtgtgtgtgtgtgtgttttatacaGGTGTCTTTGTATATTCACTTGTGACAAATACTCTTGAAATGAATAACCCTGTATATTGTAACAGAATTATATCTGTTAACACGTACACCAAGTGTACcttaaaaaaaagcaaacaagcaaacaaaacaagttgAGGAGGTAAAGTTTGTATATATATTGCATTCCTCATTTTACTGGTGTACAGCACATTCAATTTGTAccaggtattttttttttttagataaggGAACTAATAATCTTGCAACACATTCACAGGGAGCTGGCGATTCCTTCATCGGTGCACTAGCATACTACAGAGCCCTCATGCCAACGCTGCCCCTACTGGATGCCGTCACACGAGCAAACACAGTGGCGTCTATAAGCTGCCAGGCTGCGGGAACACAGAGCAGCTTTCCGACAGCCAGTCAACTGCCGAAAGACCTCATGGCTGCACCAGTAAACCACTGATAAATTTTGCGTTGACCGGAATCTAATCTTGTGTCCAGTCATAGAACAAGAGACATGATGGCAGTGCTAACAAATCACTGATAATAGtatgtatacaactctcctgtgttcactttcaagtgaataactatcgttctgatatcattttaaagtgaagctaaagaaacctggtatcggcactgctgtgcatctcctatgatctcaatggtatcaaggcacgggtcatagagatcaatttagatctagatctatttccGGTTGTGTATTCACACGCCAACGTTCGTTCTTTTCCTTCCACCATTCCTCGATGGAAAagagttcgtgttgtttttgttttaatttttgtctttgtcgttgatcattgtatacacaaattacac
This Littorina saxatilis isolate snail1 linkage group LG17, US_GU_Lsax_2.0, whole genome shotgun sequence DNA region includes the following protein-coding sequences:
- the LOC138953431 gene encoding ribokinase-like, which translates into the protein MDVVVVGSCMTDLVSFTQRQPRPGETIHGNKFLMGFGGKGANQCVMAAKLGAKTAMVAKLGKDFYGNNTLENFENVGVNKDHVSQTDEASSGVASIIVSEDGQNSIVIVAGANLLLSEGDVAKATELIGNAKVVLCQLEVPQATSLAALKLAKSSGVFTIFNPAPAAENLDADFYTSCDILCANESEAEMLTGVTVSDVDSAQRAAEMLRSKGCETVIITLGERGSVLTSAQHDGVLVPVSSIKAVDTTGAGDSFIGALAYYRALMPTLPLLDAVTRANTVASISCQAAGTQSSFPTASQLPKDLMAAPVNH